The nucleotide sequence ATTCAGGGGAGATCTCACCCTGCTTGAACCGGGGCTCCAATGGTTTGAGGAGTACACGGGAATACCCGTTGTTGGTGTTGTCCCGTATATACCAGATCTTGAAATCGATGGTGAAGACTCCCTCGTCCTCAATCAGTACTCCCGAGGCACAAATCTTGAGGGAGATTTGGATGTCGCAGTTATTGCATACCCAAGACTGTCTAATTTTACGGATATTGATCCTCTGAGACTGGAAGCTGATGTGAATATCCGGTATGTCCGAAAAGCATCAGAATTCGGCCGGCCGGATCTGATTATTCTTCCAGGTAGTAAAAATACAGCTGAAGATTTGCGATTTCTAAAGGAGACCGGCCTTTTTGACAGAGTGCTGTCTGCTTACAAAAATGGCACCCAAATCATGGGGATATGCGGCGGGTATCAGATGATGGGAGAAAAACTGTCTGATCCAGAAGGCGTTGAATCCGGTATTAGAGAACAGGACGGGCTTGCCATTTTCCCTGTTTCAACTGTCCTGTATGCGGATAAGAAAACCGTTCAGACGGAAGGACCTTGTGCCGTCCCGGGATATGAGGGTGTTTCTCTTTCAGGTTACGAGATACACATGGGACAAACTTTGCTGTCTGATGACCCATCACCATTTTCAATCCAAAAAGGGACCGGTGAAGGGTACGCAAAAGAAAACGCAATGGGAACCTACTTGCACGATGTGTTTCACAATGATGCATTCAGATGGCGCTTTTTGAACAGGCTCCGCAGCAAGAAAGGGCTGCAGCCGATTGAGCGCTCGCTCTACTTTCGCGAATTGAAAGAAAGAGAATTTGACAGACTTGCAGATCATGTAAGAGCTGCACTGGATTTAGATAAAATCTATGAAATCATGAAAAGGAGGTGAAAAAATGATAGATGTTTATCAGATTATTGATGCAATTAAACCAGTAAACAAAGCGAAAGGACAGGAGGCAGAAGCTTATATACAAACGCTGACTAAACCTGTAAACAGTTTAGGAGAAATAGAACGTTTGGCTGTTCAACTGGCTGAAATGACGGGAGAGTTAAAACCCGATATTTCCCCTCCAGGCGTGATTGTCTTTGCTGCCGACCACGGGGTTGCTGAAGAAGGAATATCTGCTTATCCCCAGGAAGTGACAGGGCAAATGGTCAGGAATTTCTTAACGGGCGGAGCTGCGATTAATGTGTTCACAAAACGTGTAAAAGGGTTTCTTGAAATCGTAGACGCAGGCGTCAAAACAGATATACCCGGTGTCAGAGCGGAGAAAATCGGATACGGCACAAAAAATTTCGCAGCTGAACCTGCTATGTCGCGAAAAGATGCACTAAGGAGCATTCAAATGGGAATGACCCTTGCGGAAGAAACCATTGAAAAGGGTGCAAAGCTGCTGATTCTCGGTGAAATGGGCAT is from Bacillus sp. FSL H8-0547 and encodes:
- a CDS encoding cobyric acid synthase, with amino-acid sequence MELNIKENGKKKALRLMIQGTHSDAGKSILTTALCRIFKQDGYKTAPFKSQNMALNSYITKDGKEIGRAQGVQAEAAGIEADTDMNPILIKPSGEMESQVVFHGRPFAVMNAAVYREDFFRLGLEAIKKSLHKLLTNYDAVVIEGAGSPAEVNLNDRELVNMRVAEIADAPVLLVGDIDRGGVFASLVGTLQLLQEKDRKRVAGVVINKFRGDLTLLEPGLQWFEEYTGIPVVGVVPYIPDLEIDGEDSLVLNQYSRGTNLEGDLDVAVIAYPRLSNFTDIDPLRLEADVNIRYVRKASEFGRPDLIILPGSKNTAEDLRFLKETGLFDRVLSAYKNGTQIMGICGGYQMMGEKLSDPEGVESGIREQDGLAIFPVSTVLYADKKTVQTEGPCAVPGYEGVSLSGYEIHMGQTLLSDDPSPFSIQKGTGEGYAKENAMGTYLHDVFHNDAFRWRFLNRLRSKKGLQPIERSLYFRELKEREFDRLADHVRAALDLDKIYEIMKRR
- the cobT gene encoding nicotinate-nucleotide--dimethylbenzimidazole phosphoribosyltransferase, which produces MIDVYQIIDAIKPVNKAKGQEAEAYIQTLTKPVNSLGEIERLAVQLAEMTGELKPDISPPGVIVFAADHGVAEEGISAYPQEVTGQMVRNFLTGGAAINVFTKRVKGFLEIVDAGVKTDIPGVRAEKIGYGTKNFAAEPAMSRKDALRSIQMGMTLAEETIEKGAKLLILGEMGIGNTTSSSAIAAALTGIKPEHLTGRGTGIKSKQIAFKSEIIRRALELHRPDPSDPINVLSKVGGFEIGAMTGAMLYAAYRRIPVLLDGFICTTAALLAAHICEHAKDYMIAGHLSVEPGHLLILNKLGKKPLVSMGLRLGEGTGAVLVFPFVQAASDMIKGMATFDAACVSKEHR